The Brassica oleracea var. oleracea cultivar TO1000 chromosome C6, BOL, whole genome shotgun sequence genome includes a region encoding these proteins:
- the LOC106300797 gene encoding uncharacterized protein LOC106300797, which produces MDTDQEMSQNPPGFDGEQVPVSNHNFGENKLFNRGGDGDGDDHVNRSSFTFTPGETDLNQLPAIPPVSSGQGLPFAPVDFPSPGDVWTWRVGRRVSATGFHKDRFLILPERLKMKNAPKSFATKNTLSRYLETNFPEMDVIAFFASFSWNIPALFQPADRVDAASLFEETNKEGENVEDAKNEGSTSRYSQRKRKQVQTQTYEPVQVKPKASGRKKKEATKQKPSSSSRRSTRQKQGDMVDLEEEKENEAAATKPGNRMKKRRGSAAEKQEDAPIPHVYVSPMNGVLAVSHSPVEINPEEFDNYLNTLENLLQQQPSEAGQESSSSSLPVTASSPVKEYEWAEARMKLSSLLDKDFSSLLMSNEAAELAALATKLKKDPSLSAEEIVRLKLIEEIPTFSQVFQENKNVIVEADRFFSALELNKAKVASLKYEYSDLKDKLGNIQTEVDANSETIRQIDDQIAQLQARRTELTRWISKKEKEKVDLSYGQKMVANSIPKVVQEVQAANSKKPEWVMKKENAVKREEEILNKFASLKGFYL; this is translated from the exons ATGGATACGGATCAAGAGATGAGTCAAAATCCGCCTGG ATTTGATGGTGAACAAGTCCCAGTCAGTAACCACAACTTTGGGGAGAATAAATTGTTCAACAGGGGAGGAGATGGAGATGGTGATGATCATGTGAACAGAAGCTCCTTCACTTTCACTCCTGGTGAAACGGATCTGAACCAACTCCCAGCGATTCCACCGGTTTCTAGTGGTCAAGGTTTGCCTTTTGCGCCTGTTGATTTCCCCAGCCCCGGCGATGTTTGGACGTGGAGAGTTGGGAGGAGAGTGAGTGCTACTGGGTTTCATAAGGATAGGTTCCTCATCCTCCCTGAGAGGCTTAAGATGAAGAATGCACCAAAGTCATTTGCCACCAAAAACACTCTTTCTCGTTATCTCGAGACGAATTTCCCTGAGATGGATGTTATTGCCTTCTTTGCATCTTTTAGCTGGAACATCCCTGCTTTGTTTCAGCCCGCCGATAGAG TTGATGCTGCATCTCTCTTTGAAGAGACTAACAAAGAAGGTGAGAATGTTGAGGATGCGAAGAATGAAGGTTCAACTTCGCGTTACAGCCAGAGGAAGAGAAAACAGGTGCAGACACAGACTTATGAACCTGTTCAAGTCAAACCTAAAGCTAGCGGCAGGAAAAAGAAAGAAGCCACCAAACAGAAGCCATCCTCTTCTTCGAGACGCTCCACAAGACAGAAACAAGGCGATATGGTTGACTTGGAAGAAGAAAAAGAGAACGAAGCAGCTGCAACAAAACCCGGCAATAGAATGAAGAAACGCAGAGGTAGCGCTGCAGAGAAACAAGAAGATGCTCCGATTCCTCATGTCTATGTTTCTCCTATGAACGGTGTCCTTGCGGTCTCTCACTCCCCTGTGGAGATCAACCCGGAAGAGTTTGACAATTATCTGAACACACTGGAGAATCTTCTTCAGCAGCAGCCTTCAGAAGCAGGACAGGAGTCTTCTTCTTCTTCTCTTCCTGTCACTGCAAGCTCTCCAGTGAAAGAATATGAATGGGCAGAAGCTCGGATGAAGCTTTCATCGCTTCTCGACAAAGACTTCTCTTCCTTGCTCATGTCTAATGAAGCTGCGGAGCTAGCAGCCTTAGCAACAAAACTTAAGAAAGATCCAAGCCTCTCAGCTGAAGAGATTGTGAGGTTGAAGCTTATCGAAGAGATTCCAACTTTCAGCCAAGTGTTTCAGGAGAACAAGAACGTGATAGTGGAAGCTGATAGATTCTTCTCTGCTCTCGAGCTTAACAAAGCCAAAGTCGCTTCTCTCAAGTACGAGTACAGCGATTTAAAAGACAAGCTTGGCAATATCCAGACGGAAGTTGATGCAAACTCTGAGACTATCCGTCAGATTGACGACCAAATCGCTCAGCTACAAGCTAGACGCACTGAACTGACCCGTTGGATCAGTAAAAAGGAGAAAGAGAAAGTTGATCTGAGCTATGGGCAAAAGATGGTGGCTAACTCGATTCCAAAAGTGGTGCAGGAAGTTCAAGCAGCTAACTCGAAGAAACCAGAATGGGTGATGAAGAAAGAAAATGCTGTTAAACGCGAAGAAGAGATCCTCAATAAGTTCGCCTCTCTCAAAGGTTTTTATCTCTAA